The DNA window GCGTCAGCGCATCGAATGACTTTGGACTCCGCGACCGTTCGCCAAGCTCGCTTGGAGTTGAAAGCGATCCTCACACCAACCCAGGGCGGCGCATTCGATGTAATTCGATTCGGCGCCTTCCTAGGGCTGTTGTATGACCTGGGCGATGTAGAAGAGTTGGTAGATATCGCAAGCTACGAGCATATTTTTGAACTTGGCTATGATGTTCAAGTAACCAAGATGCTCGAAGAGATCGCTAGCTCGAGTACGACAAGTCCCCGTGATCGCTTCTGGGCACTGGACACCCTAACCTTTTGGGATTTACAGATAGGCAACCTCCAATCGGTTGAAGCAAGACTTGTACGGTTGGGAGCTTTGTTGCAGTTATTTGACGCAGGAACAAGAGAGCAAACAAATGTCTTGATGAAACAAATGGCTCTGAGCGGTGAAAAAGGACATGTTGCGGAAATACGGCAACGATTTGCTCAGGCTAGCGCCATCATTCAGCATGAACCGAGCTTTCTTCGCGCGCTTCGTTATAACTTTGCGCGTGCCTTGTATAAGGCTCGTGTGTACGAAGAAGCTGACGCTGAGGGGTTCAGACTCATCCTTGAGTATTACGATGTACTTGGACTCACTCCTGAGGATGTGATTGCCAAGAACGTGCCCGAGATCAAAAGCAAACTAGTCGAAACCCGCACTCTGCAAGACGATTTGAAGCGTCTCGCTGATACTCTGGACCTTCACGCGAAAATAAAAACCGCGCTGGGGCAGCGATCCGTGTTGTCGCGCATTCATTCAATGAAGTTCTATGACTTGGCGGGGGCTCCGACATCGGTGGTACGAGTTGGACAGGATGTTGTAGATGAACTTCTAGAAGTCTGGACAGATCCACTGCAAGCTAAAGACTTCATAGAACGAACACTGTTGCCAACCATGCAGCATTTTCAGCTCTTGGGCTACACAGTTCGCGTGCGATCACAGTATGCAGTAATCCTTGCTTATTGTGGAGATATCGATCGCGCAAGAAAGGAAATCGGACAACTAGAGCCCTATAAACAAGCACTGCCTGCGCTGGAACGTCGCGAGCTGGAGAACCAACGGCAGCTGATTGAAAAGATAGCGCGAGGTGAGGTACAATTCAGAGCCGAGTTGCCCTTAGCGACTAGCGCCCCGTCCTCAGCAACCCAGATGCCAAGTTCGAGTAAAATCGGGAGAAACGATCCGTGTCCCTGTGGTTCGGGGAAAAAATATAAGCGGTGCCACGGCATGAATAGGACGTAATGATCTTCGCACTAGAGTGGGTCGAGAGATGAAGTTTGTGTCCGCGCAAGTGTTGAATCTCTTGGACCTTGGCTAATGAATTGCAGAGGAAGTTCCGATCTAGCGCGTATATGTGTTAGCACTAACGTAACGCCTCAACAACTGTATTTGTCTCCAGTTCTGCGGCTATGACCGAACGCAGTCAGGAAATGCATCGCAGCCTGACAGTTGCTCTATTCCGAGAGGATTCGACTAGCGCAGGTTGCCCAGCGGGGCGGTTGCTGCTAGACTCTTGCAAAATGTTCGGTCACAAAGTATTTATCTGGCCAACGTAACAGCCGTAATTTGGGATATATCTTCCGCCCACTTATGGCGCAGTGCGAAAGTTACATTGTGTACATCCGTGCCCATGCGGCTGGTACGGCGACCCGTCTGGGCGCTACGCCTGCGCGCCATCCACCATCACGCGCTACCAGAACCGCATCAGCGGGCCCGTGCTCGACCGCATCGACATCCACGTGAACGTGCCGCGCGTCGAGTACGAGAAGCTGTCGGCCGTGCGGCTCGGCGAGCCGTCGGCAGCCATCCGCGCGCGCGTCGAGACGGCGCGTGGCATCCAGCAGCGCCGCTTCGCCGGCACGCGCCTGACGTGCAACGCTGATATGGGCCCGGCCGAGGTGCGGCAATCCTGTGAGTTGGATGAGCCGGGCCGCGCGCTGCTGCAGACGGCCGCCCAGCGTATGCAGCTCAGCGCCCGCACCTGACCACCGCATCCGAGGAGGAGCCATGGGGAACGCCGATAACTACGTGCAGGCCCGCGACTTCCTGATCGCGCATCGCGAAGACTATGCGACCGCCTACCGGGAGTTCCGCTGGCCGCGCATGGAGCAGTTCAACTGGGCGCTCGACTTCTTCGACGCCCAGGCACACAACAACGCCGCGCCGGCCCTGTGGGTCGTGAGCGAGAGCGGCGAGGAGGTCAAGCGCAGTTTCGCCGAGATGAGCATGCGCTCCAACCAGGTCGCTAGCTTCCTGCGCGCGCAAGGCGTCAAGCGCGGCGACCGCGTGCTGATCATGCTCGGCAACGTCGTGCCGATGTGGGAAGTGACGCTCGCGGCGATCAAGCTCGGCGCAGTCATCAGCCCGGCGACGACTCTGCTGACGCCGGCCGACCTGCAGGACCGCATCACGCGCGGCGGAATCAGCCATGCCATCGCCGACCCGAGCGGCGTGGACAAACTTGCTCCGTTTAGCTCGCTCGTCTCGCGCGTGCTCGTCGGCGGCGTTGCGCCCGGCTGGGCGTCGTATGCCGACGCCGACCGCGCGCCCGCCGAGTTCACGCCCGACGGCCCGACGCGCGCCAGCGACCCGTTCCTGCTCTACTTCACCTCCGGCACGACGGCGAAGCCGAAGATCGTGCTCCACACGCACGAGACGTACCCGGTCGGCCACCTCTCGACGATGTACTGGATCGGCCTGCGCCCAGGCGATGTGCACTTCAACATCAGCTCGCCCGGCTGGGCGAAGCACGCATGGAGCAGCATCTTCGCACCGTGGATCGCCGGCGCGTGCATCTTCGTGCATAACTATGCGCGCTTCGATGCGAAGAAGGTGCTGAACGCGCTCGTGCAGTACGGCGTGACGACGCTGTGCGCGCCGCCGACCGTCTGGCGCATGCTCATTCTGGAAGACCTGACGACCTACCCGGTCAGATTACGCGAACTGATCAGCGCGGGCGAGCCGCTCAATCCGGAAGTGATCGAGAAGGTGCGCGCCGCGTGGGGCATCACCATCCGCGATGGCTACGGCCAGACCGAGACGACTGCCCAGATTGGCAACACGCCCGGCCAGCCCGTCAAGCTCGGCTCGATGGGACGGCCGCTGCCCGGCTATCGCGTGGCGCTGCTCGACGCGGAGGGCCGCGAGGGCGACGACGGCGAGATCTCGCTACGCCTGAACCCGCCGCCGCTCGGCCTGATGGCTGCGTACGCCGACAGCGTCGAGCGCAGCGCGGCGGTGCTCGGCGGCGACTTCTATCGCACATCCGACACCGCGTCGCGCGACGCGGACGGCTACTTCTGGTATATCGGCCGCTCCGACGACGTATTCAAGAGCTCCGATTATCGCATCAGCCCGTTCGAACTGGAAAGCGTGCTGATCGAGCACGACGCCGTTGCCGAAGCTGCGGTCGTGCCAAGCCCGGATCCGCTGCGCCTGTCGGTGCCCAAGGCGTATGTGATGCTCAAGCCGGGCGTGCCGCCCACGCGCGAGACCGCGCTGGCGATCCTGCAATTTACGCGCTCGCGGCTCGCGCCGTACAAGCGCATCCGCCGCATCGAGTTTTACGACCTGCCCAAGACCATCTCCGGCAAGATTCGCCGCGTGCAGCTGCGCGGTGTCGAGATTGAGCGCAATGCGGCCGGCACGCGTGGCGAGCGCGAGTTCCGCGCAGAGGACTTCCCGGAATTGCGTTAACAGAATCGCGGACGGCTCTGTGCCCTCGGGATGGAGTAATGTATGCGTGGCGATGGCAGCGACAATGGCGGCGTGGTCTGGCATGTGATCCGCGCGCTTCGCCGGGCACGGTTTCCCATTTTAACGATTGCCCTGACCTATTTCTTGTCCGTGGTCCTCGGCATCGTGATGGTGCACACAGGCAATACGTTCGCCGTGACCTACCGCGACAATATTGTCTCGAACGCACAGTCCAGTTCGATTACGGTCGCGCTTCGCCAAGACGAGCGCTTACTGGCCGCTTTGCTTGATTCTGCGGGCAATCTATTTGCGGCCATCGCCAATACCATCGGCGGGTTAGCGGTGGTTGTGGCTTATCCGGTTGTCGCATATCGCGGCTGGATTGGGGGAATTGTCTCGATCGATGGCCACCACGTAAGCCGATTCACCGATCTTCGCGAGGCGGCGTATTACCTTATCACGCTGGTGTTGCAGCTGATACCGTCTTCACTGACTGGCGGCGCAGGCGTCAATATGGGGCTTGCGTATCTCCGCCCAAAGCCGCCCTATCAAGGGCCCAAATGGTTGGGCATACCCCGCGAGGCAATCCTTGATGTGCTCAGAGTCTATTTGGTGGCAGTGCCCTTGTTCCTGATCGCATCGCTGTGGGAGTTCTTCGCACGTTGAGAGTCCGGGCAACAAGCGACAGCGGTCCATGCCGCCGATCGGTCGGGTGGCATGAGTAGCCAACGGCATCGACGGGTACTCGTTCTGCTGTCGATGGTGGTCTCGCTGGTCTTCGCCGCCGGGCTGACCGCTGGCGGGCACGCACTCGGCGCGCCCGCCGTGCCCGACCTGGTCGTGTACGACGACGTACTGGCATCCGGCTGGCAGGACTGGTCGTGGTCTACCACAGACAACCTCGCCAACGCATCGCCCGCACTGGGTGGCACGGGGCATTCCATCGCTGTGACGATCACGGCGGCGTGGGGCGGCTTCTCGCTGCGCGCGCCCACGCCGATCGCGACCGGCGGATACTCGGCGATTCGCTTCTGGGCCTATGGCGCGCCGGGCGGCAGCGCGCTTACGGCGTACATCCAATCAAGCGACGGCGGCGCGGCCAGTCCGGGCCTGGACTTCAGCGCGCCGGCCGGCGTCTGGATGCCGTTCACCGTCACCCTCGCCACACTCGGCAATCCCTCATTCATACAGCGTGTCGACATTCAGGACCGCACGGGTAGCGCCCAGCCCGTGTTTTCCCTCGATGATATCCGCCTGCTCGGCGTGCCGTCCGTCGCTACGGCGACGATCGAGATTGACGGGGCGGCGGCAGGCGCGCCGCTCAACCCGCATCTGATCGGTTCCAACCTGCCGGCGTGGCTCGGTCCCGGCACGCTGGCCGATCCGGTCTTCCAGACGCGCACGGCCGCCGCCGGCATCAACATGCTTCGCATTCCGGGCGGCAGTTGGAGCGACGACTACGGCTGACTGAGTTGCGAGCAGGGCATCACGGTGGCCGGCGCGCTGCCTTGTCCCGGTCTGGGCTGGGCGGCGCGCCCAAGCGATTTCATCGGCGCCGTGCGCGCTATGCACGCCGAGGCGCTCTGGATCGTCAACGTCAACAGCACGTCGCAAGAGGCGGCAGCGGCGGTGGCGTTCTTCAATGCGCGCATCACAGACACAACGCCCATTACGGTCGATCTGCACGGCACCGACTGGTACACCGCCGGGCACTGGGCTGCCCTGCGCGCTGCACACGGTTATCCGGAGCCACTCAGCATCCGCTACTGGGAGTTCGGCAACGAGGTGTATGGCGGCAAACCCGGCACCGGCGCAAATGGCTGCCAGACGTGGGGATGGGAAACCTCATGGACGTGCGACGGCGGCGAGTACATCAACGGTATCGGCGCGGGGGCGGCGCGGCACGAGGGCTACCTGGAGTTCCGCGCGGCGATGCGCGCCGTCGACCCGACGGTGCAACTCGGCGTGGCGGGCACGACCGATCCGGCAACGTACAACAACTGGGGCGCCAAAGTTATCGCAGCGGCGGGCAGCGTCATGGACTTCTACGTCGTCCACCCGTACGCCTACGACACGCCGCCCGCCAACAACGCCTCGGGCTGGGCGCAGGTGCTGGGCAAGCCGCAGACACACTGGAGCGGTATCCGCGCTGCGCTCCAGCCGGCCTTCAGTCTGTACGCAGGCGGCCGCGCCGCGCCGCTCGCCGCGACCGAGTACAACATCGTCTCTGCGGCGCCGTACGATACGGAGCAGATGATGCTGCGCGCCGGCAATGCGCTCTACACCGCCGACTCGATCGGACAGATGGCGCAGAGCGACTACGACTTCGGCCTGCAGTGGGACCTCGCGAACGGCACGGAAAGCAACGGCACCGATTACGGCCTGCTGCGCATGGACGGCGGCACCACGCGCACGCCGGCATACTATGCGTTCGCGCTGTGGTCGCGCTTCGGCGACACGCTGCTGCCGGTCGCATCGAGCGCTAACGCTGCGACGGACCTGAGTGTGTACGCGGGGCGCGTCAACTCGACTACCGTCACGCTGCTGGTGATCAACAAAACAAGCACGCCGCTGACGGCGACCATCACCATCAGCGGCGTACGTTCTTTGCTCGGCGGCACGGCCAGCGCCGTAACGGGCGCGGGACCGGGCGCTCTGGCCGTTGCGTACAACGGGGTCAGCAACCCGGCCAGCGATCTCTCCGACGCGCCGCCAACGCCGTTTGCGACCGGCGCGGGTCCGACGTTCACTTACCTCTTCGCGCCAACCTCTGTCACGCTGCTGACCATCCGCACCGGCACACTCGACCGGCGGCTCTATCTTCCCACGATCCGGCGATAGTGGCGGCAGCCGCGACCGCTTGGCTCGGAAACTCGCGGCAGCAGCGGCCCCGCCTCGATTCGAGGCTACTCGCGGCTCAATGAGCCAAAGCGGCGGCGCGTTAGCTGCGTGATCGCCTCGGCCAGGTGCTCGTCGGCGATGGCGTACGCGCCCGCCGCGACACGCAGCTTGTGCGCCTCGTGCAACACGTCGGCGTGTGTGTGGCCTTCCGGCGGGTCGAACTTGTAGCAGGCCAGTTCCAGCAACTGCCCGTTCGGGTCGCGGAAGTAGATCGAGTCCATGAAGCCGCGATCAACCGGCCCCGTATTCTTGATGCCCCGCTCGGCCAGCCGCGCGACGACCTGCGTATACGTGACGCGCGAGACGATGAATGCCAGGTGATGCAGGTTGCCGATCCCTTCCGGGTTCGGCGTCGGATCGTTGACGCGCGCCGGCCGCACAAAGAAGGTCAGCAGCCGCCCGTCGCCAGGATCGAAGTAGAGGTGCTCCTCCTCCGCTACGTCTAGATTCGGCTGCGTGAAAACGAGCGGCATGCCGAGCACGCCCTCGTAGAAGCCGATGATCGCCTGGCGGTTCGAGCCGACCATGGTGATGTGGTGCACACCCTGCGTTTGGATGATGCTCATCGGGATATGCCCCTTCCTCTCAAGCAAGTAGATATTAAGCGCGACACGATTATGACTCTACCGCAGTATCGCCGGCAGGTACAGCCGTGGCGCCAGGCTGGAATCCGCCGCTTGCCGCTCGACGGCGCCGATGTCATAACCGACTATCGTATCGCCATCGCCATCAACCGGACGCGGCTTGCCGCGCTGATCGATCGCAGGCGCATTACTACCCACCACGCCGTCGATCGCCGGGCTGCCGACCTTGGGCATGTGAGCCAGCGTTGAACCGCTATAGTTGCCCAGCGCTGTGAGCAACGGGTCCAGCCCGTTGGGGTTCAGGCCCTTCACTGTGCCCGCCAGCGCGCAGGTAAGGTCGCTGGAGATGCTGTAGATTGACGTGTTAATAGCGCCATTGCAATTGCCGCCGGTGGGGCTGTAGGTCACGATGGTGTTGGTCAGCGACGTCGTGTAGCCGCTTACGGTGAAGAGCGCGCCGCCGCTTGCGGCGGAATTGTTGCTCAAGGTCGCGTTCCACAACTGTACGTTAGATTGATTGTATACGCCGCCTCCTTGTTGCAGCGCCGAATTGCCGCTCAGCGTGGTGTTGATCAGGGTCGTCGGCAAATACACGGCGGACGAGTTTGATATGTAGATTCCACCCCCTTGCTGCAGCGCCGAGTTGCCGCTGAGGGTGGAGTTATTCGCGGTCAGAGCCCCGAACATCTCGGTGATGAAGATGCCGCCACCCCTGGTGGCGGAGTTGCCACTGACCGTGGACTCATGCAGCTGGGCGCTACCGTCGAAGTCATAAATGCCGCCCCCGTCGCCGCTCGCCGAGTTGCCGCTAACGATGGAATAACTCAGCACCGCCCCCGCCTCGATGGAGGCGAGGTAGATACCGCCGCCGTTACCGCTCGCCGAGTTGGCGCTGAGCGTGGAGTAATTCAGCGTCGGCCCCCCCGCGAACACGTAGATGCCGCCGCCGCTTGTGGCGGTATTGCCGCCCAGCGTGGATCCATTCAGCGTCGCCGCGCTTCTGTAGAAAAAAATGCCGCCCCCATTGATCGCCGAGTTGGCGCTGAGGGTGGAGTTGCTTAGCGTCAAGATGCCATACTCATTGATGTAAATGGCGCCGCCCTCGGTCGCTGAGTTCCCGCTGAATGTGGAGTTATTCACGGCGATGGGCGTGCCCAGGCCATAGTTGTAAATGCCGCCGCCAATATTTGCCGCGTTGCCGCTGAATGTGGAATTATTCAGCGTCGCCGTTCCCCCGTGATTCTCCAGGCCGCCGCCGATATTTGCCGCGTTGCCGCTAAGTGTGACGCTGGTCAGCGTCAGCGCGCCCTGGCTGTAGATACCGCCGCCATCAGCAGCACTCGCAACGTTGGATATGAATAGGCTGTTGCTGATGGTCACCGTCGCGGTGCTGCTCGCGGCCAGGCCCCCACCATTGCCGACGCTCGCACTGTTGCTATATATCTGACTGTTGCTGATGACAACGGTTCCGCCCACGTCCAGCCCGCCGCCGCTATGGCTCGTCGCGCGATTGTAGCGCACGGTCGTGTTGATCAGCGTGAGTGCGCCGATGCTGTCGATGCCGCCCCCGTAATCCGACTGGTTGTTCTCGATCAGGCTGTTCAGCACGATCGTCGTGCCGGTGATGCTCTCGATCGCTCCCGCCGCGAAGGTGCTCTGACTATTGCGGATGGTCACGTGGTCCAGCATCAGCAGGTTGCCCTGATTGAGAACGGCGCCACCCTGAGTCGGCAGGTTCCCCCCGGCTGCCGCATAGCCGTCGATGAGCGTGATGTTCGTCAGCGTCAGTGCGGCATTGGTTTGCACGTTAAACAGGCGGTTGGCATGCGCCCCGGTCAGGGTCACCAGGTTGCCGCCGTCAATTGTGTAGAAGGTGCCGGGGATGGCGTTGTACCCGCCCGCCTGCGTGACGGTGATGACAACGGGTGCTGGACCGCAACTGAATGTAATCAGCCCGCTGCCATTGTTCATGGCATTGGCGAGGCCGGTTCCGGTGCAATTGGTTACCACGCCCGCGGCACGGACGGGCTGATAATGCAATGCGGCCACCACGAAAAGCAAAGCCGAAAGAAGGGTAAGCCGGCGAATGGTGCGGCGCATAGATGGCCCCCTCCCCAGAGGTCCACTACATAGTCAATTCGTTGCGTGCGACGAACAGGAATAGGCGCTATGATACCGCACTATTGAAAAACAGGAGTAAGCACAGGTCGATCCGAGTACGCCCGGCGGAACGCCGGACACGGACTGCACGAATCAGCGCGGACAGCTAGCTGACCGGCCGGCGGCCGATCTCGCTCGTCCAGCGGATCGCCTGCACGTAACTCTGGCGGAGCACGTCCGGCTCGATCTTCGCCTGCACCAGCCGGTCCCAGTCGCCGCGCTCATACGCCAGCGTGAGTTGCAGCACCTCGCCAAGGTTGCCTTCATGGCGCAACAGGCCGGCGACCACCTCATCGGACAGCGGCAGTTGGTCGAGCGCCTCCGCCATGTTAATGTCCAGCAGCGCGTCGAGCACCGAAAAGAGGCCGACGAGGAAGAACGGCTCGGTGCGCGGCTGGTGCAACGTGAGCGCAATCAACTCGCAGAGTTTCGCGCGCGACATGGCGAGATTGGTCAACTCGTGGGGTTTGTTCTCGATCGAGCTCATCAGCAGCAGCGTGAGCCAGCCGCGCAACTGGTTCATGCCGAGCAAGCCGATCGCCCCTTCGATGGAGGTGATGCGCTGCACGAAGCCGTAGAACGCCGAGTTGACTAGTTTAAGCAGCTTGTAGCTCAGCGACACATCCTGCGATACGATCTGGGCGAGCGTGCGGAAGTCCGCGCGCGGATCGAGGATGCGTACCAGCGTTTGCAGGATGACCACGCGCGCCGCATCGACGCGCCGGCCCTTGAGGATGACCGGCTTGCAGAGAAAGTAGCCCTGGAAGTAGTCGAAGCCAAGCGCGGTGCAGAACTCAAGCTCCTCGTGCGTCTCGACTTTCTCGGCGAGCAACTTGCACCGGCTGCGACGTGCGCGCACGTCCTCGACCAACGCAGGCAACTGCCGGCGCTCGACGCCCATGATATCGATCTTCACCACATCAGCGATCGAGAGCAGCGGCGCGGCCTGCTCGATGTCAATCACGTCGTCGAGCGCAATCTGATAGCCCTGCCCCGCCAGCGCAATCAGATTCTCGTAAAGCACCAGGTCCCTCGCCGTGTCTTCCATGACCTCGAGTGTCACAAAGGCCGGCGGCATCGGGATGGGGTAGGTTCCATTGAAGAAGTTGCGCGTGATATTGACATATGCTTTCTTGCCGCCGACGAGCGTGTCGAGACCCAGTTCGGCAAACGCATTCAGCAGTACGCGCGCCGTCGCCTGGTCGCCATCGACGACCCCGGCCCTGGCGGCTTCGGCGGAGCGATACAGCAACTCGTACGCAACCACCTCGAGGCGGCGATTGAAAATCGGCTGGCGTCCAATGAATAGCTCAAGCATTTCGAATCCGTGATGACGAGCCTATTCGAGCGTGGTGCGCATGCGATGGGAGGCCCCCGATGAATTATACTCCCTGAACAGCGGAAGGTCGCAGGCAGAAGGTTTCGCGCGGGTGTCCGTCAGGGTTTCGCACACCCCCGCAGACCATGGTTCAGAGTGTAGGGACCGGCGTGCGGACTCCGGCGAGTCGGAACTCCGTCTTAACGATAACGCGGCGCAAGAACTCAGCCGAGTCAAAGCCCCGCAGGCGACCGGGCCCTGCGGGGGTCATTCGTTAGCGCGCGTCGCGCCCTGGACCAATCAACTGCGTGGCTGCCCCCAGATACGCCAGCATCGCCGCGCCGGTCTTGATGCCCTTGAAGAAGCGCTCGACCTCGATGTTCTCGTTGGGCGCGTGGTTCGACTCGTCGGCGTTGGCGTACGGCACCGTGATCGCCGGGACGCCGAGAATCTTGGTCCACACATAGTCCGGCAGGCTGCCGCCCAGTGCGGGCACCAGCAACGGCTCCTCGCCCTGCGCTGCGGTGATCGCCTGACGCACCGGCGCGATGAACGGCGCATCGAGCGCCACCTTCGATGGCTCCATCGAGCCTTGCCGCACGACCGCGACGCCCGGCGCGTGCTTGCGCACGTGCGCCTCCACCTTCGCGAACGTGTCCTCCGCCGTCATCGCCTCGACGAGCCGGATGTCGCACTTGGCAAACGCCTCGTGCGGCAGGACCGTCTTCGAGCCGGGGCCGCCGTAGCCGCCATGCAGGCCGTTGATAGTGAACGTCGGCCAGGCTGACAGGCGCTCGAAGTACCCGCGCTCCGTCGGCGCATCGAACGCGGCCAAGCCCAATGACTGCTTGAGGCCCGCCTCGTCCAATGGCATGCGCGCCAGCGCCTCGCGCTCCAGCGCGGTCTGCGGCAAGACCGCGTCGTAGAAGCCGTCGATCGTGACCTCGCCGCGCTCGTTCTTCATCGTCGCCAGCAGGTGCACCAGCGTCCAGAGCGGGTTCGGCGCGACGCCGCCGAAGTTGCCGGAGTGCAGGTCGCGGTTGGCGCCCCGGGAGCGCAACTCAAATGAGATGATGCCGCGCACCCCGCAGACGATCTGCGCGCGGCCGCTCTCGTGCACCGGGCCGTCGCTTGTAATGACCAGATCGGCGGCGAGCATCTCGCGATGCGCGCGCACGAAGTCGGCCATGCGCGGGCTGCCGATCTCCTCTTCGCCTTCCAGCACGACCTTGACATTGCACGGCAGCGCGCCGTCCACCGCCAGCAGCGATTCCAGTGCGAGTACCTGCGCGAAGTGCTGCCCCTTGTTGTCGCCCGCGCCGCGCGCGTACAAACGGCCATCGCGCACCGTGGGCTCGAACGGCGGCGAGACCCACTGGTCGAGCGGGTCGGGCGGCTGCACGTCATAGTGGCCGTAGAGCAAGACGGTCGGCGCGCCCGGCACAATCCGGCGCTCCGCAAACACGACCGGCCAGCCGGCCGTCGGGATGATCTGCGTGTCGAGGCCGATCCCGCGCAGGATCGCGGCGATATAGTCGGCGACCTCGGCGATGCCGAGGCCGTGCGCACTGATGCTCGGGCGGCGCAGGTAGTCGATCAGGCGAGCGAGGAACGCGTCGCGCTGTGCGTCCACGTGCGCGAACACACGCGACAAGCTTGAAACGGGCATCGGAGCCTCCAGTCAGGAAGTGTTCGCGCTCGATTATAGTACCATTTCCACCGGATGATGCGTCAATGCACGATCCCCTGAACATGACGATGGGTTCCGGGGATCATCTCATACTGTTCCCTGATCCCCGCCCCCTGATCCCTGATCCCCGTTTCCAATCTCCCCCGGCATCGGGTAAAATGCGCCCACAACAGGAGGCGGCCATGTACGATCTCGTGATTCGCAATGCCACTCTGGTCGATCCGGCGCAGAGGCTGCACGCGCGCAAAGACGTCGCCTTTGCGGGCGGCCGCGTGGCAGCCGTCGCCGACGCCATCGGCGAGCGCGGCGCGGAGGACATCGACGGCGCGGGGCAGGTTCTCTCGCCCGGCTGGGTTGACCTGCACGTGCACATCTTCGACGGCGTCTCGCACTACGGCGTGCCGGTCGATCCGAACTGCGTCGCCAAGGGCGTGACGACCGTCGTCGACGCCGGCTCGGCGGGCGCCGATACCTTCCCCGGTTTCCGCAAGTACGTCATCGACGTCAGCGCCACGCGCATCTTCGCCCAGCTTAACATCTCCTCGATGGGCATGATCTCGCAGGAGATCGGCGAACTGCACGACTTACGCTGGGCCGACATCGAAAAGGCGCTCGCCACGATCGAGGCGAATCGCGACGCAATTCTTGGCGTCAAAGTGCGTCTGGAGCGCTGGCTGGCCTGCAGCGAGGCCAGCGGGCTCAAGCCGCTGCATCTGGCGCGCGAGGCCGCCGACGCCGCCGGGCTGCCGATTATGGTGCACGCGCAGAGCGCCTGGGCCGAGTCGATCGACGAGGTACTGGCGGTGATGAAGGATCGCGACATCGTGACGCACTGCTTCCACGGCAAGCCGATCTGCGGCATCCTGGACGCCGGCGGGCACGTGCGCGAGTCGGTGCTGAAGGCCGCCGAGCGCGGCGTGGTCTTCGACGTCGGGCACGGGCGCGGCAGCTTCGACTGGCGCGTGGTCGAACGCGCGCTGGCGCAGGGCTTCCAGCCGAAGACGATCTCCAGCGACCTGCACCGCCACAACATCGACGGCCCGGTGCACGACCTGGCGACCACGGCATCCAAGTTCCTTCACCTCGGTCTGCCGCTCGACGAGGTGATCGCGCGCATCACGTCCACCCCGGCCCGCGTGATTCGGCAGAACGACATCGGCACGCTGCGGCCGGGCGCGTGGGGCGACGCGACGCTGTTCACGCTTGAGGAAGGCGCGTTCCAGTTCCGCGACTCGCGCGGCGAGGCGCGCACCGCGTCGCAGCGGCTGGCCGTGCAGCGCACGATCCGCGCCGGCCGCGAGTATCACGCCGCCGGGCACACGCACACATGAACGAAGCGACCCTGACCGCCGCCGGCGACTGGCTGGCCACGCACGGCCTGCGCATCGTGCTGATCGTCGCGGGCGCATGGC is part of the Chloroflexota bacterium genome and encodes:
- a CDS encoding M20/M25/M40 family metallo-hydrolase, which produces MPVSSLSRVFAHVDAQRDAFLARLIDYLRRPSISAHGLGIAEVADYIAAILRGIGLDTQIIPTAGWPVVFAERRIVPGAPTVLLYGHYDVQPPDPLDQWVSPPFEPTVRDGRLYARGAGDNKGQHFAQVLALESLLAVDGALPCNVKVVLEGEEEIGSPRMADFVRAHREMLAADLVITSDGPVHESGRAQIVCGVRGIISFELRSRGANRDLHSGNFGGVAPNPLWTLVHLLATMKNERGEVTIDGFYDAVLPQTALEREALARMPLDEAGLKQSLGLAAFDAPTERGYFERLSAWPTFTINGLHGGYGGPGSKTVLPHEAFAKCDIRLVEAMTAEDTFAKVEAHVRKHAPGVAVVRQGSMEPSKVALDAPFIAPVRQAITAAQGEEPLLVPALGGSLPDYVWTKILGVPAITVPYANADESNHAPNENIEVERFFKGIKTGAAMLAYLGAATQLIGPGRDAR
- a CDS encoding amidohydrolase/deacetylase family metallohydrolase, translated to MYDLVIRNATLVDPAQRLHARKDVAFAGGRVAAVADAIGERGAEDIDGAGQVLSPGWVDLHVHIFDGVSHYGVPVDPNCVAKGVTTVVDAGSAGADTFPGFRKYVIDVSATRIFAQLNISSMGMISQEIGELHDLRWADIEKALATIEANRDAILGVKVRLERWLACSEASGLKPLHLAREAADAAGLPIMVHAQSAWAESIDEVLAVMKDRDIVTHCFHGKPICGILDAGGHVRESVLKAAERGVVFDVGHGRGSFDWRVVERALAQGFQPKTISSDLHRHNIDGPVHDLATTASKFLHLGLPLDEVIARITSTPARVIRQNDIGTLRPGAWGDATLFTLEEGAFQFRDSRGEARTASQRLAVQRTIRAGREYHAAGHTHT